The DNA sequence ATCCATCTGAAGACTGTGTCAGTTTCTCCTTGTGAGTCTATTGATCTGAACGCTGTAAGAGGTGATGGAGCACTCACTCAGGATTCCTCAGCCTCACGCTGCCCAGAGACGAGACTTCGTCTGCGTTGAAGTCCATGGACAGAAAGTCAAAACTTCCAAGAACCTCTTCCACGGACAGCGTCTCTGTAGGGGACGGCTTGGGCATGTAGTTCTCGTTCTGGATGGAGACAAAAACTATTCCTTCATATGATTTCCTCAAATGTGCACTCGACATTCGCTAATGCGGAGAGGCTCCTCCAAGCAGTGAGACACGTGACTGCGATGCATACAGCACATGCTCAGGGTGAAGAGCTTCCTTCACTGTTTGATTAATCACAATCTTAGTCATTTTAATAGTTTGTTTGGATTGTTGGTGCGACCAGTGGTGGCTCCAGCGTTTCAGAaaaagccgcccccccccccccccgtctataATTTACAGAGAACGGTGTGAGGAACGATGAACGTGGCATTTCTGTGGCTGAAAAGACCTCGGCGATGAATGAGGTCAAAGGAAAATGGCCGAACAGCCCGGTGTTACCCTGGTCCGCGGAAAGGCTTCTCCGAACACAAAATCCATCTACATTTGAAGCGATTGTAGAGGCACAAAAAAACAAGCGTTGATAATGCGTACTAAGAGAGTGACCGCTGGCTTCAAAGAGAAACGGCACATCTTAAGAATGACCATTAGTAAGACCACGCgggccgctgtgtgtgcggGCTTTTGTGATAACTTTTAGGTCAGCtgctcaaacccaggtgtgaggactcctcagccaatcagtcctctactTAATAATGTAATTAAGGAGTTGCAGCTAAAACCTTCAcgcacagcggccctttctggataagactagACACCTCTGGCATAGGCAACCTTCTGCCTTTGAGTGTAAACGTGCAGATTTTTAATTGTAATGTAAATGTCCATCCGGGACCCACTTTTAAGATGATCTTGAAACGCTGGACCTGCTTCTCCAGCTTCTCCGTTTCGGGCTCGCAGATGTGTTTCTGCTGAAGCTCTGCCTCCAGCTGGCCCAGATGACTGCTGATGGCCAGAGCCAAGGCTCTGCTTTGAGTGCTGGTGCCCCCTGGGATGGTCAGGGGTGGGTCCTCTGGGTCCTTGAAGGAGAGCGGCTCCATGACGCTGACGTCCTTGCTGACGGCCTCCGTGTGCTCTGTGTGTCTGAGGGGGCCGGAGCCTTCATTCTGCTTGAGGATGTCAGGGGTGCCGTAGCGATGGAGGGAAGGCGTCAGCCTCCTGGGAGCAGCCGGGCAATGATCAGGGTCAGGCAGCCAAtcagtgctgccccctgctgacagCTTTGTTTCCATATGGTCCCGGGCATTGGATGACCTCACGTTGTTAATCTGCGTCTCACTTCCCCCAAAAATGGAGGGCATAAAGACCTGGGAGGTGTCTGACAGATAGCTCAGTAGGGAAACCCCTCTGGATTCCTGGGAGCTCACAGAAAAGGCGTTCTCAGAGTCCTGGAACTGCTTGACCATAGACtacaaaaaaaaaggggggggggggaacattcTTTTTACATTGCCCCTACCTCGACATTCACAAATCTGTTTCTATATGAGGATCACCATCTGGTGAGACACATtccaaattattacgctgcacccccaggaaatcagcagcagGGGTAAGAACATTCTTAGGGGAGATTTATAGGCGAAGTGGCAGGACAGTACATAGCATGGCAAGTCTGAGCAAAAAAGATATACGTTCATACCTGAAAGCCCAACAGCTGAATTAGCTTGACACCTGGAAGGGTTTAGCTTAGCGCTGTTTTGCTATTGCACAGATGTATGATCTTCAGCATTGACTCTGCACTGGCTTCAGAGGGAAACTTACAATGAAGTACTTCTCCGTGAAGCTAGGAGTACTGGGAGGGGTCCAGCTGTAGATGGAGCCCTTTCGGCTATGGATGGACGGCTTGCTGGGGGATGGGGTAACTGGTCTCGCCTCCCTGCTGTCGAACGGGCTGGTGGAAGGGAGAAGGTACAACAGACTAATCGCTGAGATCGAGATTTGCAGTCTTTCACaaccggcacccccccccccccaccaccaacacCCTCCTCGACCCGTTCTTCCTCAAGAATCACAACAATCCCATGAACTTGACTTGAATCCATTTCATGCATATATTGGAATTCCCCCCGATGTGTGATTCTGCATTCCTGTGATTTGAACAGTGATGTCATCACTAGCCAATAAAAAcctaacaaaaaaaatatttacatttccTGCTTTGACATTAATCCATGTGCCCCCGCTGCCCAGAGTTTGAAGGCTCATCCGTTTGGTGTGTGAAATCTTGAGTAGTGCACAGGACTGTGACCAGGATGAAAAACACTCAGCGATTCCCCTCAAGCAAAGCCGCCCTTACGCCACGTGAAATGCGAATACTCATAATGAAGCAGTCAGCTAGTGAGAGCGACTGTGTTCTTAATAAGTCTGGCTTTAGCGTGGTTTCATGAACAGTCATGGTGATAATTAGCACTGAAAGACAGGCTTGGAAGCCCATAACAGGGTACCTACTTCCACAGGACCTCCAGCTGAAGCTTGATGGTGCCCAGCTCCGTGATATCTACCACCATCATCTGTGGCTGCGCCGTGAAGAAGTCCGCGCTCTCGCAGGTCACCACGCCCACAGGCACTGACACCAAGCCCTTCACCTCCGTAACCTGCAGGTCCGAAGGTCACAGCACAAGAGAAAACCCATCAtaaagttaaaatatcataacatAGACCATCATATCCTGGACGCTCCTTCTCTACATAGGAATCTTGGACTCCTGACTTTATCCCAGGACCATCGCAGAACACAGCATTTGGCATAATAACACCGCAGCTGATATTAATTTGCCAAATAAATGTCAAGCAGCTTGTTTTCATGACAAAAGAATAATAAACTTGCAAATACTGATGTGCCTCATTTACTAATACATTTAAAatcagaatagaatagaatagaatagaatagaatagaatagaatagaatagtgatactttatccatccccatggggaaattgacTATTATACCCCATTTAACACGAAAAGCATAATGAGATGTAAAGCACAAAAATGTGATTTAGGTTAAGATTTCTTTTGAAGCTGGTTCAAAATCCGCAGCGGGAATGCAAGTTCATCACCGACGTGTGTCCAAATGCCAACACGATGCAAAATCAGGCGGGGGACCCAAAAGGAACATTAGGAGAACATAACCAACCCCACCAGCAGAGCTGGACTGCTgggtgctctgcccccccccccagctactgGCAGATGAAGGGACTAACGCCTTCATgttgtttttttacattatccTATGTTTCCGTAGAGTATTTCTGTAGGAAACTCCAAAAGGGTTTCTCCTTATCAAGCATAAGAATCAATGACTCTATTTCATACATCCAAAATACAGGTAAACACAAAGGTATCAGGTAACCGTTAGACAGTTACAAGCTGTATTTGAGCTGCAGCAAGTATGTTCATGTACTAGCTATCCATCACCTGGGGGTACAAACTCAAATATTTGATAGGCCTAGTCTCTGACCTTTATCTCAAAGTTTTCATATATGTGAGGCAGGAAGACCATCTCCTCCTCATCCCACGATTGCTGGTCATCTGCCTGGATCTTCCCTCTTATCCTCCATCTCTGCCTTCCCAGGCGGATAATTACCTGTATGAGTAAGGAAGAGACCTTAAGAAAGCAGAAACTGTAACATTATGCACATGCAGACACTTATGTGTCCCATCGCGATGTTCTTTGGGACTAACTTGATTCTTTTGGTTAAAATCTCAGCAGAGGCTACATGATGTTTTGATTATCTGATTACGATACAGTAAAGCTGGATGCAAGGGAAGCCAGCTGAAATCCCACCTCATACTGATCCCCAGGACAAAGACGAGCGAAGCCGATCAATCCTGTTGATCAGAAACAGGAACTGCAGCAGCTAATTTTGATACAGTACATTCCTTTTGCATTATGTCACATCTCAAAGTCATTTTTTGGAGTTTTGGAGTAACTCTTATAATAGTTATTCTATCATAACACTGGTATATCTCAGAGAACTCTTTCTGAAAGCATTTCAAGCATATTGAAGTTCACACACCACGATGAAGGACCAAATACCTTTCATCTTGATGCGCAGTTCACCAAGGAGAATCTCCAGTTCTCCCTCCATAATGTACATGTCCTGAAAACCGGGAGTTGAAAGGTTTTAACAAAGAATCATTCTTTTTACTGGTCTGAGTAGCTAAATATGTATCTCACAGACTATGTAAAAGAAACGAAAACATTCCAGCTACTCCTAATTACTGTGTCAGTTCAATCATCAAACACATGTTAATTCAGGGCAATTACAGTTATATGGTCATCCCTTCACTTCTACGAGGGTTAGGGGTGGAAGTTTCCCGCGGATGTGAAAATAAGCTAATAATACTTCGATccattattaaaactgcaaaatgaAAAGCACTGGCATTTTTAAACATTACTGCGAGAAACCCCCCATTCCATGGTCACAGGGACAGCTAACAAGTGAGGAGGGGCTGGTGACCGAGATTGAGATGCCCAGCGTTTCCAAGCAAAGATACGTAGGTCTCAcagcctctttttttttttttttaaaccaagaagaACGTTTTATACTAAAGATATGGTATTAATGTACACaaacaaatattaaataacagcaatatttttgtattttctgaTTTTATGTGATCCAAATTGTCACGATTGGACCCAGGGGTAGAGTGACATCCCACAATGCAGTTTTCCAACACGAAGGAGGTTTTATTTAGATCGCtatagaaataagaaataaaaggGACCGGTCACGGTCGTGGGCAGACAGTAATGAAAGATTAACGAGGGCTTGGACTCAGGAAGAGAAACCCCATGGGATTAATGTCTACACAGTCTACACCGGGAGCaaacaagcacacactaagcTGTACATCAACAATGACCAAGAAGGAGCAGGACAAGAGGAGGCATATATATACCCAGATAACATGGACTAGACCAGGGACAGGTGTGAATCACTGATAATAAGTCAAACACTGGGGATCACATACAATGAGCCACAAATGGGAAACAGGTGCGAGAGATCCAGACAATAGGCTAAGACACATTGGGAACACGCGGGATGACcagtgacatctgctggccaaacaggaaaATGACGGGACCGGTAGGGACAGATCCTGACACAAATCATTTTCAAtactgtttatatatttttgcttacataTCATCTGCAAGATTCTGCAATCTATGGGCAAACTCCATAAATATTCCCATTTAATTGTTCACGGCCAGCTTGCGAAAAAATCCATGAAGGTCACGTTCACAAGTCTGTAGGCTCGACTGTATTTCTCAACTGTAGGTCCCTCGTACCCCCTCCCAAAAATGGCTGTACCTCCAGGCTGAGCCGGTGGCTTCggttgagctccagcaggcttCCCCGAGAAGCACGGGTGCTTGGGGAAATGGAGAAGGCTTTCTTCATATTCATAGCCCCCTGACACAGACGCCACTGGATAGAGTAGGTTTCATACAGCTCCTCCACCTGAAGCAGACAGGCGTTTTACTAAGACTGATAATAAATCATGGATCTTCGAGTTTTGTTTTTGCAGGGCTGAAAATATGGAAATGGCAGGTGGCCGAGTGGATAAAGAATGTATTTAAAGCATCTGCTTTTAATTTTTATAGACAGATCCCTGGATTTATTGTTTACAGCTCATCCTGAGTTGTCATGCTTATTATCAGGAGTACTGGACTGTCTGTACCTTACTGATGTGGAACTCCAGTCTGCGTATGTACCGCTCCAGAATGCGAATCTCCTGTGCTCAGGAAACAGGGGAGGCCCATTAGGTGACAGCTGATTGGTCGCtccacaagaaaaaaaacaaaaaccaaaaagcaCGAAGAGGAAAGGAGAATCATGCAtgaagaaaagcacagacactgGATCAAGGAGGATAGAAGGAAGTTTTCGCCTTAAGCTTAAGAACTTCCTTCCTAAACGTTTGGCAAGAATAAATTTCAATTTCATTTGGgaagttatatattttttttcattttatttctctAAATGTAAAGCATGCAGTTAATATGGGCAGGGGTGTTGCATCCCCTCCTCCTGtgggccacgccccctcgttaaccacgTCTGGAACCCCTATGTTACCAGCTGTTACTAGTCTTCGCTGATTAAGTTTCTGCATTTAAGTCCACGttggagtatgtttccccagtcttcTCATTGATGTCTCATTGGTCTTTGTACGACTGATTCTTAATAAATCCCTCGTTCCCCGATTCTCTGTCTCCCTGCTCCTGATTCCCTGGTCTGTGGTGTGACAAGGGGTTTGGTCATGAGTATCGATCTGAAAGATTCGATCTCATCTTTCTGCTGCTAAACCAGAAGACGGAAGACTGACGTGAGTTGGGTGTTTAAGGGGACTGAGAGATGAGAAAAGGAAAGATCCAAGCAAGGAACAGCAGACAACAGAAGAGAACTTACCTTTTCCAGGTCATAGAGAAAAGCCTGCAATTTAAAATGAGTGCAGTTTAGCCCAGCTGAAGAGTAAGTGAATATTTCTCTGCAGAAACTGACAGATCTTAAGAATTATCTGAAAGAAAATTTTTAAAGAACAAGGACCTAAAATCACTCTCCTCTGGTACCTGCTGTCAAACTGGTCAAAAATAAAGAGGCCTGCATTTGTAAATCAAGAAAGCTTCAGAATGTTTAAATCCTTTATAACTAATTTAAAAAGCTGTCGACTCAAATTTGTAATAAGTTTGTTGACTTTAACTTTCTTCTCAACAATGTTGAAAATCCATCGCAGACGAGTGACTGTCAGACCCCCCCTAAGGCACAATCTATTACCTGCCTGATGTCTAAGCTCAAAATGACATGCGTTCCTTCGCTGACCTTAGGCTCCATGCACACCTTTAAAAAACTGTATTGGCTTTTTACGGTTTGTGTGTGTCGCTGGGAATCTCTTACCAGTCTGGAATTTCTCTTGCTGTCCCGCTGCTGTGAAGTAAGGAAGTCCATCTCCGCCTGATGGGTCTGAAGATACTCCCTGTCCACATAGGATGGGGTTGAGCTAAGAACAACATCTTCACCTTGTGCCATGTAGCCAGCGGAGATATCTGTCAGATCCGCATGCTTTCGCAGTAACTATTTTGCAGTAGTAATGACACTGATATATCACTAGTACTACTCACATACTCACAATGGTTTCATAActctaaatatttatatataccagTATGGTCTTCAGCTGAAACCACAGAGTGTCTTGTGTTACTAACACTTGGTGTTTTCTGAGTAACAAgctgtttttagtttttaacCAATAGGGCTGCATTTCAGCAACAAGACtttatttacagttttttttatggAAAAATTTCTGGCcaacaaaaatgcatttttcagcTGCTTAAAAATGCTTTGCAAATTCAGAGATTAGTCTTAAGGCTTGGGGTTAGGATTTAGCAATTAGAGGTAGTTATAGCTATAAAATACTTACTTAAGCCCCTTCCGCAATGCCTGGAAGACCCTGTCAACTTGACTGGGCTGAGGGCCCCATATGCTGCAGCCCAACCTGCCAGAGGAGTATGGCATTCTGGGAGATTTCCCTGATAACCCTTTGGACCTTAAGGAGCTCTGCACTGAGGAGACACTGCAAAGGCAGGTTTAACAAATGAAATCAGTAACTGTAACAGATCAGTAACATTCACTGTACGTGAAGCAGTTGACAGTGAGGATGGTGTCACAATGTTGATGTTATTGGACATATGAGACCAAAGTGGGTCAAAAATGGGACAGGTAAGTACCGGACAGGTACGAGGTATCAACAGACTGAATCAAGAAGATAGATGGAGAAAGGATAGATGACAATGGATAATTAAGACCAGtgattcccaatctggtcctctgggacacacagtcggtccatgtgtttgttccctccgagctccctgccagacagtctacatttttgcacattttagcaaaaaggtagactgtctggggggtccccgaggaccggagtGGGAGTCACTGATTTAGAGGATTACAGGATGAAACATAAgggggatactggtggaaataCAAGGCATAAGACTGGTGGGAGATGGAAGAGGTGGACAGGGACCAGGCCAGGACGAGTGCGTACCGGCGTCGGCTGTTCAGGGTGCTGGAGCTCGTGAACGAGCGGCTCCGTTGGACCCCACCCTCAGCCGGATACTCAAAACGCAGCTTGACCGACATCACCTGCTCTCCGTGGGATCTGCAAAAGGCAGGTGGGCATCAGCCACGACTCCGCATCTCGACCCCCTCTTGTTCCTCCCTCAGTCCAGACGCCCATCTACCCCAATAAGCAAATTCGCCCCATGGTTTTCACACCAAGAACTGCTATATCTGCCCTGCAAATGGGCGGTAGGGCTCAGCAAGTTAgcgctctgtgcctgtgatcgtaAGGTTGCCATTTTAAATCATGTGATCGGCAAGAGGGTTGCATCACTGTTgcaccttgagcaaggcctatAAGGAACTGGCAAATTCTCTaaccccaagctttgctctctcctgtatgtttaaaaaaatagtaAGAAGGGATACGCAGAAACTGAAAGATTGCTATGTAGTTGTACATTTGGTGAATATAGTATCATTTAAATGAGAGGCAGGGAGGCCTCCCTGTAAGAGGAGTCGAGAGAGGGGAGGGAGGGATGTTCTGATAGAAAACCCAGAAGCCCTGGGTAGTAACTCAAATCCTGCTTCCCGTTGCGGAAGTATAATTCAGAGAGCTTTCTATGCACAGACCCCACTTTCTGCAGTCACCCCTTGTAATCCCCTGTTCTTATAAAAGTATGCTACCCTGTTCTTATAGAAGTATGCTACCCTGTTCTTATAAAAGTATGCTACCCTGTTCTTATAAAAGTATGCTACCCTGTTCTTATAAAAGTATGCTACCCTGTTCTTATAAAAGTATGCTACCCTGTTCTTATAGAAGTATGCTACCCTGTTCTTATAAAAGTATGCTACCCTGTTCTTATAGAAGTATGCTACCCTGTTCTTATAAAAGTATGCTACCCTGTTCTTATAAAAGTATGCCACCCTGTTCCTCCTCAAAACATCCATGTTTTCTTCCAGTCTCCTTCCAGTCAGCAAAGCTCTGGTGTTAACGCCGTATCAGCTTGGGAAAAAATCCAGCATCCTGTTCTTTACAAACGCGAGTAGGAAGTATCAACACATGTTCCAAAGATAAATGCAGCTTTGAATGTTTGTACCTACAGGTAAACAAAGGGCACCCATAAATGGCTATTAGTGCAGGTGTCTCACTGCATTGGCATCAAACACAGAAGGAAACGCCCACAAAGGTGCTGGGAGGTGCTGAAGACATAATGAAATGCTGCTActtgctttaaacacatgcatgattaaatTATTTAGCTTTTTGCTGTGTTCCCCATAAACATCAATCCATCCGTATGCCAACTGCGTATCCAGGCCAAAGCTGCAAGGgggcctggaacctatcccaggatgcactgggctcaaggcagggaaacacccaggataggatgtcagttcattgtagggcacacacgcacacacacccactcacacatgtagggtatacctacgcacacacacatacacacacgcagacacacacactctgtgcAATTGAGAGATATCAAATCCCCTAATGGTTTTGGACTAAGAGAGGAACCATAGTACCcagagaaatcctgcttaacaAGAAAGGATCATGCAACCTTGGCATGCAAATTAGAGGCGAAATTCAAACTCTCCAGTTCTGGAGGTGTCAGGCTGCAACGCTGACCACGGCTTTGAAATACAGTCTGaatttgtgtgtatttgtgtgtgtatgtaaatgtttatatatatatataaaaaataaataaacatttgaaCCATAATCTCACACCCCCCGGACTCGAAGTTTAATTCCTCCTCCTTCCCAGCTAACAAATTTTACTTCTGAGCCTGTTTACTGAATGTTACGATTAAGGGATGGAAAAGTGTCCAGTTTGCTTGATGCTCAATGAAGGTTATCCCACTACTACAGCCGCCACTACAACTAAGACCAATTAAACTGAAGCAAACTAAGGGTGTAACAGACCATCAGGCGACACTGTGGATTTCCATGTCTAAGGCCTTGGGCTCAAGGCTCAATGATGCATCTACAACATACGCATACAgcatttttatttatcaaataATAACTTTATTATAAACAATATTTTTTCAACAGTGCATTGAAGGGATGTTAAGGTAATACTGTTATCGTGTTGAGAAAAACTTTAAGAGAACATTGAGAGAAACTTTGTTATAATGTCAAACGTCGATAATAATGTTCCACTACCACTAAGAACAGTAACAGTAAGAACAACCTCTGTCAGCTTTGGGCAAACCTTTACTGTACATTGGCTAAACTTCTGGGAACGTTGCCTGTCGGCTGGGTTGcatggagtttgcacgttcatATGGGTTTCATTCCGCATACCAGAGACACAGAATTAGATGTGGTGGTGTCTCTGAATTCCCCGTAGTGGCTGATTGCACGAGTGGCGTGTGAGGGACTgacgtcccatccagggtgtgcccGGCCTTGTGCCCCGTGCTTCCCGAGACGGGAGCTAGTGCTCATGTTTATTGCTCTTCTTGTACTACATGTCGTTTTTCTCTTCGATCCCTCTGTTCCAGTAAGACCAAAAGCGCACATTTTCTCACAGAATAAtggtgaaatgaaaaaaaaagagaaaacaatggATATGGGTATTcccagggtaaaaaaaaaagaagaagataGCTGTTTGCTTTATCGGATCTTCACAAGCACCCAAGAGCAGGAAAAGAGTGCAAAAAACTGTTTATTGTGGAAGGCAGAGCATCTGACATGTGTAAATAACAGTCACGGGGTAGTCGgtaactaaaataaataaacagagctGATTTAATTGGAATAAGATGACAAAAGAAACCGTGGCACATGTTCCGCATTGTCCGCATTGCAAAGCAGTCCTGCACGCTGTTTTAATAAACATGATGCTCGAGGGTCGAAAACATACACCGCACATGTTTACAAGGGTTTTTTTCTGTGTGATAACAAAGCTAATGCCTCTGTGTTTGCGAGGAGAAGCAGAGATTGCGGTTCTTATGCGGCACGAGAGAGAGTATGTGAATAATAGTGAAGCAGGATTCTGCAAGCCTTTTAAGTCTTGATCTTGCATTAACTTTGGGTCGACAGGTCTGTTCATGGTATTCTCTAGGCTGGGAGAGTCGCTGCCAATTCAAATATCAGCGCTGGCATTATTTCCAGGTCGTAAAATCGCTGTACTGTGACCGAGTCTGACTACACTGTAAGACGATGAATCACTACGGCTATACCTTTGCTATTTTTATCAAATGATGCGCTGTTAAAAAAGTTTGTCGGGACGTACAAACATCTGGAGTCAAACGGATATCAGGGGTGCATGTCTTCGCATTACAGATAAACTTTTTGACATGAAAGGTTCTGACAGAACTGCAAGGATCGAATcataagacacacacacacacacacacacacaggtcaggtaaacatatctttatggggaccgctc is a window from the Brienomyrus brachyistius isolate T26 chromosome 8, BBRACH_0.4, whole genome shotgun sequence genome containing:
- the ripor3 gene encoding RIPOR family member 3, which encodes MSVKLRFEYPAEGGVQRSRSFTSSSTLNSRRRVSSVQSSLRSKGLSGKSPRMPYSSGRLGCSIWGPQPSQVDRVFQALRKGLKEYLQTHQAEMDFLTSQQRDSKRNSRLAFLYDLEKEIRILERYIRRLEFHISKVEELYETYSIQWRLCQGAMNMKKAFSISPSTRASRGSLLELNRSHRLSLEDMYIMEGELEILLGELRIKMKGLIGFARLCPGDQYEVIIRLGRQRWRIRGKIQADDQQSWDEEEMVFLPHIYENFEIKVTEVKGLVSVPVGVVTCESADFFTAQPQMMVVDITELGTIKLQLEVLWNPFDSREARPVTPSPSKPSIHSRKGSIYSWTPPSTPSFTEKYFISMVKQFQDSENAFSVSSQESRGVSLLSYLSDTSQVFMPSIFGGSETQINNVRSSNARDHMETKLSAGGSTDWLPDPDHCPAAPRRLTPSLHRYGTPDILKQNEGSGPLRHTEHTEAVSKDVSVMEPLSFKDPEDPPLTIPGGTSTQSRALALAISSHLGQLEAELQQKHICEPETEKLEKQVQRFKIILKNENYMPKPSPTETLSVEEVLGSFDFLSMDFNADEVSSLGSVRLRNPEISSFKGNNLRILGLTPQDVQSQKKPELTPLTTGHRGLDQTLEIHLGMCNILLQHIKRTDSPLVQKELLDELSQQLKVLEKVGKLSLEKNLHLTSIKDIVPKAQRQKSLLAFWEESTLGESPFCCSATAALKTLRKRYIHKVRAKLPGQTDAVFMQLLQQMQSICRMVPVPLHSSDHVTIFQFFNHLTRWGLTDFGEHVSRLSKELQLVRILQSPERRRALRRLKGKRISELQPLHSTLRLLAAMHTDDNRKVSQAASSRLCRASAFKAFRAKAVVYYTAMLGHTDVQLQRAACLALKNLSATESVEQVADLWQSADEELRNAARETVLSFGKKGQLAFQRMEKIFCERQEEMYQNLDTEITIL